One Brassica napus cultivar Da-Ae chromosome A1, Da-Ae, whole genome shotgun sequence genomic region harbors:
- the LOC106376939 gene encoding DExH-box ATP-dependent RNA helicase DExH9-like isoform X4, whose product MGSVKRKSLEESTDCAPPQKVQREDDSTQIINEELVGCVHDVSFPENYVPTPAQADNKPPAKEFPFTLDSFQSEAIKCLDNAESVMVSAHTSAGKTVVASYAIAMSLRENQRVIYTSPIKALSNQKYRDFKEEFSDVGLMTGDVTIDPNASCLVMTTEILRSMQYKGSEIMREVAWIIFDEVHYMRDSERGVVWEESIVMAPKNSRFVFLSATVPNAKEFADWVAKVHKQPCHIVYTDYRPTPLQHYVFPAGGSGLYLVVDEKAKFHEDSFQKSLNALVPANDGDKKRENGKSQKGLILGKLGEESDIFKLVKMIIQRQYDPVILFSFSKKECEALAMQMSKMDLNSDDEKDSVETIFTSAIDMLSDDDKKLPQVSNILPILKRGIGVHHSGLLPILKEVIEILFQEGLIKCLFATETFSIGLNMPAKTVVFTNVRKFDGDKFRWLSSGEYIQMSGRAGRRGIDKRGICILMVDEKMEPAVAKSMLKGSADSLNSAFHLSYNMLLNQLRSEDGDPENLLRNSFFQFQADRAIPDIEKQIKALQEERDSMVIEEEESLRNYYNLILQYKSLKKDIREIVFSPKYCLPFLLPNRAVCLDCPNDNGEQQSFSIEDQDAWGVIMKFNKVKSLSEDDDNRRPEDANYTVDVLTRCLVSRDGAGKKKSKPVPFKERGDPIVVSVPLSQIKSLSSAIMNIPKDYLQLEARENALKKVSELLSRHPDGIPLDPEVDMKRRVSQKLSDLQQHWRLKMNLRPESVFCEG is encoded by the exons aTGGGTTCCGTGAAGAGAAAATCTCTGGAGGAATCTACTGACTGTGCACCGCCGCAGAAAGTCCAAAGAGAAGATGATTCCACGCAGATCATCAACGAAGAGCTCGTGGGTTGCGTTCACGACGTTTCCTTCCCTGAAAATTACGTTCCTACCCCCGCTCAAGCAGACAACAAACCTCCCGCTAAAGAATTCCCTTTCACCCTTGACTCCTTCCAGTCTGAAGCTATCAAGTGCCTCGATAATGCTGAATCTGTCATG GTTTCAGCTCACACATCTGCTGGTAAAACAGTAGTTGCATCCTATGCAATTGCCATGTCCTTGAGGGAGAACCAGAGGGTTATTTACACTTCTCCTATAAAGGCACTCAGCAATCAGAAGTACAGAGATTTTAAGGAAGAGTTTTCTGATGTTGGTTTGATGACTGGGGATGTGACCATTGATCCTAACGCCTCCTGTCTG gtCATGACCACTGAGATCTTGCGTAGCATGCAGTATAAAGGGTCTGAGATTATGAGGGAGGTTGCTTGGATTATTTTTGATGAGGTCCATTACATGCGTGACAGTGAAAGAGGTGTGGTTTGGGAAGAAAGTATTGTCATGGCTCCCAAGAATTCTCGTTTTGTGTTTCTTTCTGCCACTGTTCCCAATGCCAAGGAGTTTGCTGATTGGGTTGCAAAG GTTCACAAACAACCATGCCATATTGTTTACACCGATTATCGGCCAACTCCGCTTCAGCACTATGTCTTTCCTGCCGGAGGGAGTGGCCTTTACTTGGTTGTGGATGAAAAGGCTAAATTCCATGAGGATAGCTTTCAAAAATCTCTTAACGCACTCGTTCCTGCTAATGATGGTGAcaagaaaagagaaaatgggaaaTCTCAAAAGGGCTTGATACTTGGAAAACTTGGTGAAGAAAGTGATATCTTCAAATTGGTGAAAATGATTATTCAGCGCCAGTATGATCCCGTGATTTTGTTCAGTTTCAGCAAAAAGGAATGCGAGGCACTTGCTATGCAG ATGTCTAAGATGGATTTAAACAGCGACGATGAGAAAGACTCCGTGGAGACAATCTTTACTAGTGCAATCGATATGCTTTCAGATGATGATAAGAAGCTACCTCAG GTGTCAAATATTTTACCCATCTTAAAACGTGGTATCGGCGTTCATCACTCGGGCTTGCTTCCAATTTTGAAAGAAGTAATTGAGATATTATTTCAAGAAGGTCTGATTAAG TGTTTGTTTGCAACAGAGACATTTAGTATTGGATTGAACATGCCAGCAAAGACGGTTGTGTTTACAAATGTACGCAAGTTTGATGGAGACAAGTTCCGGTGGCTATCTAGTGGAGAGTACATTCAAATGAGTGGTCGCGCTGGACGTCGAGGTATTGACAAACGAGGTATCTGCATCCTCATGGTTGATGAGAAAATGGAACCCGCTGTTGCTAAATCAATGCTCAAAGGAAGTGCTGATTCTTTGAACAG TGCCTTCCATTTGAGCTATAACATGCTTCTAAATCAGTTGCGGAGTGAAGATGGTGATCCTGAGAATCTTCTCCGCAATTCTTTCTTTCAGTTTCAAGCTGACCGTGCTATCCCGGATATCGAG AAGCAAATAAAAGCCCTGCAAGAAGAGAGAGACTCTATGgttattgaagaagaagaaagcttaaGGAATTACTATAACCTGATTTTGCAGTATAAGAGCCTGAAGAAGGATATACGTGAAATTGTGTTCTCTCCGAAGTACTGTTTACCCTTTTTGCTGCCGAACAGAGCTGTTTGTCTCGATTGCCCAAATGATAATGGAGAGCAACAATCATTCAGCATTGAAGACCAGGATGCGTGGGGAGTGATAATGAAATTCAACAAAGTCAAAAGCTTATCTGAAG ATGATGATAATAGAAGACCAGAGGATGCAAACTATACCGTAGATGTACTGACCAGATGTTTGGTCAGCAGAGATGGCGCTggcaaaaagaaaagtaaaccTGTGCCATTTAAGGAACGTGGTGATCCCATTGTCGTCTCTGTACCTTTATCTCAG ATTAAGAGTTTAAGCAGTGCAATTATGAATATACCTAAAGACTATTTACAATTGGAAGCTCGAGAGAATGCTCTGAAGAAGGTTTCTGAATTACTCTCGAGACATCCTGATGGAATACCCCTGGATCCTGAAGTTGATATGAAG CGACGGGTGTCACAAAAACTGTCCGATCTTCAACAGCATTGGCGTTTAAAGATGAACTTAAGGCCAGAAAGCGTGTTTTGCGAAGGCTAG
- the LOC106376939 gene encoding DExH-box ATP-dependent RNA helicase DExH9-like isoform X1: protein MGSVKRKSLEESTDCAPPQKVQREDDSTQIINEELVGCVHDVSFPENYVPTPAQADNKPPAKEFPFTLDSFQSEAIKCLDNAESVMVSAHTSAGKTVVASYAIAMSLRENQRVIYTSPIKALSNQKYRDFKEEFSDVGLMTGDVTIDPNASCLVMTTEILRSMQYKGSEIMREVAWIIFDEVHYMRDSERGVVWEESIVMAPKNSRFVFLSATVPNAKEFADWVAKVHKQPCHIVYTDYRPTPLQHYVFPAGGSGLYLVVDEKAKFHEDSFQKSLNALVPANDGDKKRENGKSQKGLILGKLGEESDIFKLVKMIIQRQYDPVILFSFSKKECEALAMQMSKMDLNSDDEKDSVETIFTSAIDMLSDDDKKLPQVSNILPILKRGIGVHHSGLLPILKEVIEILFQEGLIKCLFATETFSIGLNMPAKTVVFTNVRKFDGDKFRWLSSGEYIQMSGRAGRRGIDKRGICILMVDEKMEPAVAKSMLKGSADSLNSAFHLSYNMLLNQLRSEDGDPENLLRNSFFQFQADRAIPDIEKQIKALQEERDSMVIEEEESLRNYYNLILQYKSLKKDIREIVFSPKYCLPFLLPNRAVCLDCPNDNGEQQSFSIEDQDAWGVIMKFNKVKSLSEDDDNRRPEDANYTVDVLTRCLVSRDGAGKKKSKPVPFKERGDPIVVSVPLSQIKSLSSAIMNIPKDYLQLEARENALKKVSELLSRHPDGIPLDPEVDMKIRNSSYKKTVRRLEALENLFEKHKVAKSPLIAQKLKVLHMKEELTAKIKSLKKTVRPMGRSDYTGPVLLGFYYYRALDFYPFYRFIAFGPLGSYLSFMLSRISDFRFMSYFIFRMLSLLGL from the exons aTGGGTTCCGTGAAGAGAAAATCTCTGGAGGAATCTACTGACTGTGCACCGCCGCAGAAAGTCCAAAGAGAAGATGATTCCACGCAGATCATCAACGAAGAGCTCGTGGGTTGCGTTCACGACGTTTCCTTCCCTGAAAATTACGTTCCTACCCCCGCTCAAGCAGACAACAAACCTCCCGCTAAAGAATTCCCTTTCACCCTTGACTCCTTCCAGTCTGAAGCTATCAAGTGCCTCGATAATGCTGAATCTGTCATG GTTTCAGCTCACACATCTGCTGGTAAAACAGTAGTTGCATCCTATGCAATTGCCATGTCCTTGAGGGAGAACCAGAGGGTTATTTACACTTCTCCTATAAAGGCACTCAGCAATCAGAAGTACAGAGATTTTAAGGAAGAGTTTTCTGATGTTGGTTTGATGACTGGGGATGTGACCATTGATCCTAACGCCTCCTGTCTG gtCATGACCACTGAGATCTTGCGTAGCATGCAGTATAAAGGGTCTGAGATTATGAGGGAGGTTGCTTGGATTATTTTTGATGAGGTCCATTACATGCGTGACAGTGAAAGAGGTGTGGTTTGGGAAGAAAGTATTGTCATGGCTCCCAAGAATTCTCGTTTTGTGTTTCTTTCTGCCACTGTTCCCAATGCCAAGGAGTTTGCTGATTGGGTTGCAAAG GTTCACAAACAACCATGCCATATTGTTTACACCGATTATCGGCCAACTCCGCTTCAGCACTATGTCTTTCCTGCCGGAGGGAGTGGCCTTTACTTGGTTGTGGATGAAAAGGCTAAATTCCATGAGGATAGCTTTCAAAAATCTCTTAACGCACTCGTTCCTGCTAATGATGGTGAcaagaaaagagaaaatgggaaaTCTCAAAAGGGCTTGATACTTGGAAAACTTGGTGAAGAAAGTGATATCTTCAAATTGGTGAAAATGATTATTCAGCGCCAGTATGATCCCGTGATTTTGTTCAGTTTCAGCAAAAAGGAATGCGAGGCACTTGCTATGCAG ATGTCTAAGATGGATTTAAACAGCGACGATGAGAAAGACTCCGTGGAGACAATCTTTACTAGTGCAATCGATATGCTTTCAGATGATGATAAGAAGCTACCTCAG GTGTCAAATATTTTACCCATCTTAAAACGTGGTATCGGCGTTCATCACTCGGGCTTGCTTCCAATTTTGAAAGAAGTAATTGAGATATTATTTCAAGAAGGTCTGATTAAG TGTTTGTTTGCAACAGAGACATTTAGTATTGGATTGAACATGCCAGCAAAGACGGTTGTGTTTACAAATGTACGCAAGTTTGATGGAGACAAGTTCCGGTGGCTATCTAGTGGAGAGTACATTCAAATGAGTGGTCGCGCTGGACGTCGAGGTATTGACAAACGAGGTATCTGCATCCTCATGGTTGATGAGAAAATGGAACCCGCTGTTGCTAAATCAATGCTCAAAGGAAGTGCTGATTCTTTGAACAG TGCCTTCCATTTGAGCTATAACATGCTTCTAAATCAGTTGCGGAGTGAAGATGGTGATCCTGAGAATCTTCTCCGCAATTCTTTCTTTCAGTTTCAAGCTGACCGTGCTATCCCGGATATCGAG AAGCAAATAAAAGCCCTGCAAGAAGAGAGAGACTCTATGgttattgaagaagaagaaagcttaaGGAATTACTATAACCTGATTTTGCAGTATAAGAGCCTGAAGAAGGATATACGTGAAATTGTGTTCTCTCCGAAGTACTGTTTACCCTTTTTGCTGCCGAACAGAGCTGTTTGTCTCGATTGCCCAAATGATAATGGAGAGCAACAATCATTCAGCATTGAAGACCAGGATGCGTGGGGAGTGATAATGAAATTCAACAAAGTCAAAAGCTTATCTGAAG ATGATGATAATAGAAGACCAGAGGATGCAAACTATACCGTAGATGTACTGACCAGATGTTTGGTCAGCAGAGATGGCGCTggcaaaaagaaaagtaaaccTGTGCCATTTAAGGAACGTGGTGATCCCATTGTCGTCTCTGTACCTTTATCTCAG ATTAAGAGTTTAAGCAGTGCAATTATGAATATACCTAAAGACTATTTACAATTGGAAGCTCGAGAGAATGCTCTGAAGAAGGTTTCTGAATTACTCTCGAGACATCCTGATGGAATACCCCTGGATCCTGAAGTTGATATGAAG ATTCGGAACAGCTCTTACAAAAAGACAGTTCGTCGGCTGGAGGCTCTAGAAAACCTATTTGAAAAACACAAAGTTGCAAAATCTCCTCTGATAGCGCAGAAGCTGAAAGTTCTACACATGAAGGAAGAGCTAACAGCCAAGATTAAATCACTTAAGAAAACT gtgagaccgatgGGCAGGAGTGATTATACCGGACCGGTGCTTTTGGGCTTTTACTACTATCGAGCTTTGGACTTCTATCCCTTTTATCGTTTTATCGCTTTTGGGCCTTTGGGCTCCTATCTATCGTTTATGTTATCTCGTATTTCGGACTTTCGGTTTATGTCGTACTTTATATTTCGAATGTTATCGTTATTGGGCCTTTAG
- the LOC106376939 gene encoding DExH-box ATP-dependent RNA helicase DExH9-like isoform X3, giving the protein MGSVKRKSLEESTDCAPPQKVQREDDSTQIINEELVGCVHDVSFPENYVPTPAQADNKPPAKEFPFTLDSFQSEAIKCLDNAESVMVSAHTSAGKTVVASYAIAMSLRENQRVIYTSPIKALSNQKYRDFKEEFSDVGLMTGDVTIDPNASCLVMTTEILRSMQYKGSEIMREVAWIIFDEVHYMRDSERGVVWEESIVMAPKNSRFVFLSATVPNAKEFADWVAKVHKQPCHIVYTDYRPTPLQHYVFPAGGSGLYLVVDEKAKFHEDSFQKSLNALVPANDGDKKRENGKSQKGLILGKLGEESDIFKLVKMIIQRQYDPVILFSFSKKECEALAMQMSKMDLNSDDEKDSVETIFTSAIDMLSDDDKKLPQVSNILPILKRGIGVHHSGLLPILKEVIEILFQEGLIKCLFATETFSIGLNMPAKTVVFTNVRKFDGDKFRWLSSGEYIQMSGRAGRRGIDKRGICILMVDEKMEPAVAKSMLKGSADSLNSAFHLSYNMLLNQLRSEDGDPENLLRNSFFQFQADRAIPDIEKQIKALQEERDSMVIEEEESLRNYYNLILQYKSLKKDIREIVFSPKYCLPFLLPNRAVCLDCPNDNGEQQSFSIEDQDAWGVIMKFNKVKSLSEDDDNRRPEDANYTVDVLTRCLVSRDGAGKKKSKPVPFKERGDPIVVSVPLSQIKSLSSAIMNIPKDYLQLEARENALKKVSELLSRHPDGIPLDPEVDMKVRPMGRSDYTGPVLLGFYYYRALDFYPFYRFIAFGPLGSYLSFMLSRISDFRFMSYFIFRMLSLLGL; this is encoded by the exons aTGGGTTCCGTGAAGAGAAAATCTCTGGAGGAATCTACTGACTGTGCACCGCCGCAGAAAGTCCAAAGAGAAGATGATTCCACGCAGATCATCAACGAAGAGCTCGTGGGTTGCGTTCACGACGTTTCCTTCCCTGAAAATTACGTTCCTACCCCCGCTCAAGCAGACAACAAACCTCCCGCTAAAGAATTCCCTTTCACCCTTGACTCCTTCCAGTCTGAAGCTATCAAGTGCCTCGATAATGCTGAATCTGTCATG GTTTCAGCTCACACATCTGCTGGTAAAACAGTAGTTGCATCCTATGCAATTGCCATGTCCTTGAGGGAGAACCAGAGGGTTATTTACACTTCTCCTATAAAGGCACTCAGCAATCAGAAGTACAGAGATTTTAAGGAAGAGTTTTCTGATGTTGGTTTGATGACTGGGGATGTGACCATTGATCCTAACGCCTCCTGTCTG gtCATGACCACTGAGATCTTGCGTAGCATGCAGTATAAAGGGTCTGAGATTATGAGGGAGGTTGCTTGGATTATTTTTGATGAGGTCCATTACATGCGTGACAGTGAAAGAGGTGTGGTTTGGGAAGAAAGTATTGTCATGGCTCCCAAGAATTCTCGTTTTGTGTTTCTTTCTGCCACTGTTCCCAATGCCAAGGAGTTTGCTGATTGGGTTGCAAAG GTTCACAAACAACCATGCCATATTGTTTACACCGATTATCGGCCAACTCCGCTTCAGCACTATGTCTTTCCTGCCGGAGGGAGTGGCCTTTACTTGGTTGTGGATGAAAAGGCTAAATTCCATGAGGATAGCTTTCAAAAATCTCTTAACGCACTCGTTCCTGCTAATGATGGTGAcaagaaaagagaaaatgggaaaTCTCAAAAGGGCTTGATACTTGGAAAACTTGGTGAAGAAAGTGATATCTTCAAATTGGTGAAAATGATTATTCAGCGCCAGTATGATCCCGTGATTTTGTTCAGTTTCAGCAAAAAGGAATGCGAGGCACTTGCTATGCAG ATGTCTAAGATGGATTTAAACAGCGACGATGAGAAAGACTCCGTGGAGACAATCTTTACTAGTGCAATCGATATGCTTTCAGATGATGATAAGAAGCTACCTCAG GTGTCAAATATTTTACCCATCTTAAAACGTGGTATCGGCGTTCATCACTCGGGCTTGCTTCCAATTTTGAAAGAAGTAATTGAGATATTATTTCAAGAAGGTCTGATTAAG TGTTTGTTTGCAACAGAGACATTTAGTATTGGATTGAACATGCCAGCAAAGACGGTTGTGTTTACAAATGTACGCAAGTTTGATGGAGACAAGTTCCGGTGGCTATCTAGTGGAGAGTACATTCAAATGAGTGGTCGCGCTGGACGTCGAGGTATTGACAAACGAGGTATCTGCATCCTCATGGTTGATGAGAAAATGGAACCCGCTGTTGCTAAATCAATGCTCAAAGGAAGTGCTGATTCTTTGAACAG TGCCTTCCATTTGAGCTATAACATGCTTCTAAATCAGTTGCGGAGTGAAGATGGTGATCCTGAGAATCTTCTCCGCAATTCTTTCTTTCAGTTTCAAGCTGACCGTGCTATCCCGGATATCGAG AAGCAAATAAAAGCCCTGCAAGAAGAGAGAGACTCTATGgttattgaagaagaagaaagcttaaGGAATTACTATAACCTGATTTTGCAGTATAAGAGCCTGAAGAAGGATATACGTGAAATTGTGTTCTCTCCGAAGTACTGTTTACCCTTTTTGCTGCCGAACAGAGCTGTTTGTCTCGATTGCCCAAATGATAATGGAGAGCAACAATCATTCAGCATTGAAGACCAGGATGCGTGGGGAGTGATAATGAAATTCAACAAAGTCAAAAGCTTATCTGAAG ATGATGATAATAGAAGACCAGAGGATGCAAACTATACCGTAGATGTACTGACCAGATGTTTGGTCAGCAGAGATGGCGCTggcaaaaagaaaagtaaaccTGTGCCATTTAAGGAACGTGGTGATCCCATTGTCGTCTCTGTACCTTTATCTCAG ATTAAGAGTTTAAGCAGTGCAATTATGAATATACCTAAAGACTATTTACAATTGGAAGCTCGAGAGAATGCTCTGAAGAAGGTTTCTGAATTACTCTCGAGACATCCTGATGGAATACCCCTGGATCCTGAAGTTGATATGAAG gtgagaccgatgGGCAGGAGTGATTATACCGGACCGGTGCTTTTGGGCTTTTACTACTATCGAGCTTTGGACTTCTATCCCTTTTATCGTTTTATCGCTTTTGGGCCTTTGGGCTCCTATCTATCGTTTATGTTATCTCGTATTTCGGACTTTCGGTTTATGTCGTACTTTATATTTCGAATGTTATCGTTATTGGGCCTTTAG
- the LOC106376939 gene encoding DExH-box ATP-dependent RNA helicase DExH9-like isoform X5, producing the protein MQYKGSEIMREVAWIIFDEVHYMRDSERGVVWEESIVMAPKNSRFVFLSATVPNAKEFADWVAKVHKQPCHIVYTDYRPTPLQHYVFPAGGSGLYLVVDEKAKFHEDSFQKSLNALVPANDGDKKRENGKSQKGLILGKLGEESDIFKLVKMIIQRQYDPVILFSFSKKECEALAMQMSKMDLNSDDEKDSVETIFTSAIDMLSDDDKKLPQVSNILPILKRGIGVHHSGLLPILKEVIEILFQEGLIKCLFATETFSIGLNMPAKTVVFTNVRKFDGDKFRWLSSGEYIQMSGRAGRRGIDKRGICILMVDEKMEPAVAKSMLKGSADSLNSAFHLSYNMLLNQLRSEDGDPENLLRNSFFQFQADRAIPDIEKQIKALQEERDSMVIEEEESLRNYYNLILQYKSLKKDIREIVFSPKYCLPFLLPNRAVCLDCPNDNGEQQSFSIEDQDAWGVIMKFNKVKSLSEDDDNRRPEDANYTVDVLTRCLVSRDGAGKKKSKPVPFKERGDPIVVSVPLSQIKSLSSAIMNIPKDYLQLEARENALKKVSELLSRHPDGIPLDPEVDMKIRNSSYKKTVRRLEALENLFEKHKVAKSPLIAQKLKVLHMKEELTAKIKSLKKTVRPMGRSDYTGPVLLGFYYYRALDFYPFYRFIAFGPLGSYLSFMLSRISDFRFMSYFIFRMLSLLGL; encoded by the exons ATGCAGTATAAAGGGTCTGAGATTATGAGGGAGGTTGCTTGGATTATTTTTGATGAGGTCCATTACATGCGTGACAGTGAAAGAGGTGTGGTTTGGGAAGAAAGTATTGTCATGGCTCCCAAGAATTCTCGTTTTGTGTTTCTTTCTGCCACTGTTCCCAATGCCAAGGAGTTTGCTGATTGGGTTGCAAAG GTTCACAAACAACCATGCCATATTGTTTACACCGATTATCGGCCAACTCCGCTTCAGCACTATGTCTTTCCTGCCGGAGGGAGTGGCCTTTACTTGGTTGTGGATGAAAAGGCTAAATTCCATGAGGATAGCTTTCAAAAATCTCTTAACGCACTCGTTCCTGCTAATGATGGTGAcaagaaaagagaaaatgggaaaTCTCAAAAGGGCTTGATACTTGGAAAACTTGGTGAAGAAAGTGATATCTTCAAATTGGTGAAAATGATTATTCAGCGCCAGTATGATCCCGTGATTTTGTTCAGTTTCAGCAAAAAGGAATGCGAGGCACTTGCTATGCAG ATGTCTAAGATGGATTTAAACAGCGACGATGAGAAAGACTCCGTGGAGACAATCTTTACTAGTGCAATCGATATGCTTTCAGATGATGATAAGAAGCTACCTCAG GTGTCAAATATTTTACCCATCTTAAAACGTGGTATCGGCGTTCATCACTCGGGCTTGCTTCCAATTTTGAAAGAAGTAATTGAGATATTATTTCAAGAAGGTCTGATTAAG TGTTTGTTTGCAACAGAGACATTTAGTATTGGATTGAACATGCCAGCAAAGACGGTTGTGTTTACAAATGTACGCAAGTTTGATGGAGACAAGTTCCGGTGGCTATCTAGTGGAGAGTACATTCAAATGAGTGGTCGCGCTGGACGTCGAGGTATTGACAAACGAGGTATCTGCATCCTCATGGTTGATGAGAAAATGGAACCCGCTGTTGCTAAATCAATGCTCAAAGGAAGTGCTGATTCTTTGAACAG TGCCTTCCATTTGAGCTATAACATGCTTCTAAATCAGTTGCGGAGTGAAGATGGTGATCCTGAGAATCTTCTCCGCAATTCTTTCTTTCAGTTTCAAGCTGACCGTGCTATCCCGGATATCGAG AAGCAAATAAAAGCCCTGCAAGAAGAGAGAGACTCTATGgttattgaagaagaagaaagcttaaGGAATTACTATAACCTGATTTTGCAGTATAAGAGCCTGAAGAAGGATATACGTGAAATTGTGTTCTCTCCGAAGTACTGTTTACCCTTTTTGCTGCCGAACAGAGCTGTTTGTCTCGATTGCCCAAATGATAATGGAGAGCAACAATCATTCAGCATTGAAGACCAGGATGCGTGGGGAGTGATAATGAAATTCAACAAAGTCAAAAGCTTATCTGAAG ATGATGATAATAGAAGACCAGAGGATGCAAACTATACCGTAGATGTACTGACCAGATGTTTGGTCAGCAGAGATGGCGCTggcaaaaagaaaagtaaaccTGTGCCATTTAAGGAACGTGGTGATCCCATTGTCGTCTCTGTACCTTTATCTCAG ATTAAGAGTTTAAGCAGTGCAATTATGAATATACCTAAAGACTATTTACAATTGGAAGCTCGAGAGAATGCTCTGAAGAAGGTTTCTGAATTACTCTCGAGACATCCTGATGGAATACCCCTGGATCCTGAAGTTGATATGAAG ATTCGGAACAGCTCTTACAAAAAGACAGTTCGTCGGCTGGAGGCTCTAGAAAACCTATTTGAAAAACACAAAGTTGCAAAATCTCCTCTGATAGCGCAGAAGCTGAAAGTTCTACACATGAAGGAAGAGCTAACAGCCAAGATTAAATCACTTAAGAAAACT gtgagaccgatgGGCAGGAGTGATTATACCGGACCGGTGCTTTTGGGCTTTTACTACTATCGAGCTTTGGACTTCTATCCCTTTTATCGTTTTATCGCTTTTGGGCCTTTGGGCTCCTATCTATCGTTTATGTTATCTCGTATTTCGGACTTTCGGTTTATGTCGTACTTTATATTTCGAATGTTATCGTTATTGGGCCTTTAG